In Kordia antarctica, the following proteins share a genomic window:
- a CDS encoding aldo/keto reductase: protein MNSNYSRIIAGTMTWGSWGKKLSTSQMIDLVQHCITSGVTTFDHADIYGGYTTEADFGKAFAQSGIDRESIQMISKCGIQLQAETRQNTIKHYEYSSDYIISSVETSLKYLQTDYLDLLLLHRPSPLMRPNEIAKAIDQLQLQGKIKNFGVSNFTPSQLTMIGAKSVIKANQIQFSLTDFDAMHNGTLDDMITNAILPMAWQPLGTIFREKNEQTIRIHKALETLTGKYNATKDQLVLAWILKHPSGIHPVIGTTTPERITNAVKALEIELSLEDWFLLLTESQGHEVP from the coding sequence TTGAATTCAAATTATTCTAGAATTATTGCCGGAACCATGACTTGGGGAAGTTGGGGAAAAAAACTTTCTACTTCTCAAATGATTGACCTTGTTCAACATTGTATCACTTCAGGAGTTACAACGTTTGATCACGCAGATATTTATGGCGGTTATACTACGGAAGCTGACTTTGGAAAAGCATTCGCGCAAAGCGGAATTGATCGCGAAAGCATACAAATGATTTCTAAATGTGGAATTCAATTGCAAGCTGAAACGCGTCAAAATACAATCAAACATTATGAATATTCATCGGATTATATTATTTCGTCGGTGGAAACTTCCTTAAAATATTTACAAACCGATTATTTGGATTTGTTGTTATTGCACAGACCAAGTCCGTTGATGCGTCCTAACGAAATTGCCAAAGCGATTGATCAGTTACAACTCCAAGGAAAGATTAAGAATTTTGGAGTTTCTAATTTTACGCCTTCGCAATTGACAATGATTGGTGCAAAAAGTGTCATTAAAGCAAATCAAATTCAGTTTTCATTGACCGATTTTGACGCCATGCACAACGGAACACTCGATGATATGATTACAAATGCTATTCTTCCAATGGCTTGGCAACCTTTAGGAACTATTTTCCGAGAAAAAAATGAGCAAACTATCCGAATTCACAAAGCATTGGAAACATTAACTGGAAAATATAATGCTACTAAAGACCAATTGGTGTTGGCTTGGATTTTAAAACATCCGTCTGGAATTCATCCTGTGATTGGAACTACAACGCCTGAGCGAATTACGAATGCAGTGAAAGCGTTGGAAATTGAGCTGTCGCTAGAAGATTGGTTTTTATTGTTGACTGAAAGTCAAGGGCATGAAGTCCCTTGA
- a CDS encoding sodium:solute symporter family protein, whose protein sequence is MELSVLDYSLIIGFFVIVLGIGIYVSKTSGKNTTEYFLSGRNMPWWILGVSMVATTFSTDTPNFVTDIVRKDGVSSNWMWWAFLITGLLTVFVYAKLWRKSNVSTDIEFYELRYGGKPAKFLRGFRAVYLGVVFNVFAMAGVTLAAIKIGGVMLGLQPIETILYAGTITVIFSAIGGFKGVVYTDFLLFFVAMAGAIGAAYYCVNLPEVGGIQNLISHENVADKINIFPDFSNKEILITLIVIPLAVQWWSSWFPGAEPGGGGYIAQRMLAAKDENHAIGATFFFNIMHYALRPWPWILVALASLVVFPDIASIQQAFPNIPADKLGHDLAYSAMLTKLPSGLLGLVLASLVAAYMSTISTHLNWGSSYIVNDFYKQTINKDASERELVNVGRISTVVLMVLSAIFALFLQNASQLFNIIIMFGAGTGLIFILRWFWWRINAWSEISAMVASGVISFLFKLTVVGDILFTHKDLDGTTIEGLMPSYAQFPLVVLITTIIWVAVTFLTQPETEETLFNFYKKIQPGGPGWKKTLADAEEANVEIVTDKQPWNVPSGILAMLVAMIFIYSIMFATGYWIYGDYNYAISLTIVVITSGFILIRLWKKIKANVF, encoded by the coding sequence ATGGAATTATCAGTACTAGATTATAGCCTTATTATTGGATTTTTCGTCATTGTTTTAGGGATTGGAATATACGTATCCAAAACGTCAGGAAAAAACACAACCGAATATTTTTTATCAGGAAGAAATATGCCGTGGTGGATTTTAGGTGTTTCTATGGTTGCGACTACTTTTTCAACCGATACACCAAACTTTGTAACCGATATTGTCCGAAAAGATGGAGTTTCGTCCAATTGGATGTGGTGGGCTTTTTTAATTACAGGTTTATTGACGGTTTTTGTGTATGCAAAACTCTGGCGAAAATCGAATGTTTCTACAGATATTGAATTTTATGAATTACGCTACGGCGGAAAACCCGCAAAGTTTCTCAGAGGATTTAGAGCTGTATATTTAGGTGTTGTATTTAATGTATTTGCAATGGCTGGAGTTACGCTTGCCGCGATAAAAATTGGTGGAGTTATGCTCGGATTGCAACCAATAGAAACTATATTATATGCAGGAACTATTACCGTAATATTCAGCGCAATTGGTGGATTTAAAGGTGTTGTATATACAGATTTTCTATTGTTTTTTGTCGCAATGGCTGGTGCAATTGGTGCAGCATATTATTGCGTGAACCTTCCAGAAGTTGGCGGAATTCAAAATTTAATTTCACATGAAAATGTAGCCGATAAGATTAATATTTTTCCAGATTTTAGTAATAAAGAAATATTGATTACACTGATTGTTATTCCGCTTGCTGTACAATGGTGGAGTTCTTGGTTTCCGGGTGCAGAACCTGGCGGCGGCGGATATATTGCGCAACGAATGTTAGCCGCAAAAGATGAAAATCATGCGATTGGCGCAACATTTTTCTTCAATATTATGCATTATGCATTACGTCCGTGGCCTTGGATTTTAGTTGCATTGGCTTCGTTGGTCGTTTTTCCAGATATTGCAAGCATTCAACAAGCATTTCCAAATATTCCTGCGGATAAGTTAGGACACGATTTAGCATATTCTGCAATGTTAACAAAGTTACCAAGCGGATTGTTAGGTTTGGTACTCGCTTCGTTAGTTGCGGCGTATATGTCAACAATTTCGACACACTTAAATTGGGGATCATCCTATATTGTGAATGATTTTTACAAACAAACTATTAATAAAGATGCTTCTGAAAGAGAATTGGTAAATGTTGGACGAATTTCCACAGTTGTATTAATGGTTTTAAGTGCAATTTTTGCGCTATTTCTACAAAATGCAAGTCAACTTTTTAACATCATTATTATGTTTGGCGCAGGAACTGGATTGATTTTTATTTTAAGATGGTTTTGGTGGCGAATCAATGCTTGGAGCGAAATTTCAGCAATGGTAGCTTCTGGCGTAATTTCTTTTTTGTTTAAATTGACTGTTGTCGGAGACATTTTATTCACACATAAAGATTTAGATGGAACTACGATTGAAGGTTTGATGCCGAGTTATGCACAATTTCCACTTGTAGTATTGATTACAACGATTATTTGGGTTGCAGTTACCTTTTTGACACAACCTGAAACAGAAGAAACTTTATTCAACTTTTATAAAAAAATACAACCTGGCGGACCTGGCTGGAAAAAAACACTTGCTGATGCGGAAGAAGCAAATGTTGAAATTGTAACCGACAAACAACCTTGGAATGTTCCTTCTGGAATTTTAGCAATGCTTGTCGCAATGATCTTTATTTACAGTATTATGTTTGCCACAGGATATTGGATTTATGGTGATTATAACTATGCAATTTCATTGACAATTGTTGTGATTACTTCAGGATTTATTCTAATACGACTTTGGAAGAAGATAAAAGCGAATGTTTTTTAG
- a CDS encoding AAA family ATPase, producing the protein MEETIDIKAINEKIERESAFIDLLTMEINKVIVGQKHMVERLLIGLLGKGHILLEGVPGLAKTLVINTLSQAVQGSFSRIQFTPDLLPADVVGTMIYNMKENDFSIRKGPIFANFVLADEINRAPAKVQSALLEAMQEKQVTIGDTTFILDKPFLVMATQNPVEQEGTYPLPEAQVDRFMLKTVISYPKMDEEQLIMRANLKGDFEKVNPVISVEQILRAQEAVKDVYMDEKIEKYILDIIFATRYPEKYKLADLTPLISFGASPRGSINLANAAKCYAFIKRRGYVVPEDVRAVVHDVLRHRIGITYEAEAENITSEDIINKIVNEIEVP; encoded by the coding sequence ATGGAAGAAACAATAGACATTAAAGCTATTAACGAAAAGATAGAAAGAGAAAGTGCATTTATCGATTTGCTAACGATGGAAATCAACAAAGTAATCGTAGGTCAAAAGCACATGGTAGAACGTTTATTAATTGGTTTGCTCGGAAAAGGACACATTCTTTTAGAAGGAGTTCCTGGATTGGCAAAAACATTAGTGATTAACACGTTGAGTCAAGCTGTACAAGGAAGTTTTAGCAGAATTCAATTTACGCCCGATTTATTACCAGCCGATGTTGTCGGAACTATGATTTACAACATGAAAGAGAATGATTTCTCTATCCGAAAAGGACCGATTTTTGCAAACTTTGTCTTGGCAGATGAAATAAACCGTGCGCCAGCTAAAGTGCAATCGGCATTATTAGAAGCAATGCAAGAAAAGCAAGTTACTATTGGTGATACCACTTTTATTTTGGACAAACCTTTCTTAGTAATGGCAACACAAAATCCTGTGGAGCAAGAAGGAACGTATCCATTACCAGAAGCGCAAGTGGATAGATTCATGCTAAAAACCGTGATCAGTTATCCAAAAATGGATGAAGAACAATTGATTATGCGTGCAAATCTAAAAGGAGATTTTGAAAAAGTAAATCCAGTCATTTCTGTAGAACAAATTTTGAGAGCGCAAGAAGCTGTAAAAGATGTGTACATGGACGAAAAGATTGAAAAATATATTTTGGACATCATTTTTGCAACTCGCTATCCAGAAAAATACAAACTAGCAGACTTAACACCATTAATCAGTTTTGGAGCGTCGCCTCGTGGAAGTATCAACTTAGCAAACGCGGCAAAATGTTATGCATTCATCAAACGAAGAGGTTATGTAGTTCCTGAAGATGTGCGCGCCGTTGTACACGATGTATTGCGTCACAGAATCGGAATTACGTATGAAGCTGAAGCAGAAAATATTACTTCCGAAGATATTATCAATAAGATTGTAAACGAAATTGAAGTACCGTAA
- a CDS encoding DUF58 domain-containing protein produces MDTKELLKKVRKIEIKTRRLSDHIFGGEYHSTFKGRGMTFSEVRQYQFGDDVRNIDWNVTARYNEPFIKVFEEERELTMMLMVDVSGSELFGTNTQFKNETITEISATLAFSAMQNNDKVGLILFSDEIELYIPPKKGKSHVLRIIRELLEFTPKSTKTDISQALKFLSSVMKKKAIVFMLSDFIADEYEQTLKISAKRHDLTGIRIYDKREEEIPNLGMVQMEDSETGETMLVNTSSKTVRTNYTKFYQSKVNYFQELFSRSGAGALSTRVDESYVKKLLGYFKRRG; encoded by the coding sequence ATGGATACGAAAGAGTTACTTAAAAAAGTACGAAAAATAGAAATCAAAACGCGCCGATTGAGCGATCATATTTTTGGAGGAGAATATCATTCTACCTTCAAAGGAAGAGGTATGACGTTTAGCGAAGTGCGTCAGTATCAATTTGGTGACGATGTACGAAATATTGATTGGAATGTAACCGCGCGTTATAACGAACCGTTTATAAAAGTTTTTGAAGAAGAACGCGAATTGACAATGATGTTAATGGTTGATGTTTCTGGTTCAGAATTATTTGGAACGAATACGCAATTTAAAAACGAAACAATCACAGAAATTTCGGCAACGTTGGCGTTTTCAGCAATGCAAAACAATGATAAAGTCGGACTGATTCTATTTTCAGACGAAATTGAATTATACATTCCGCCGAAAAAAGGAAAATCACATGTATTGCGCATTATTCGTGAACTGTTAGAATTTACACCGAAAAGTACCAAAACAGACATTTCGCAAGCACTAAAATTCTTGTCGAGCGTAATGAAGAAAAAAGCAATCGTATTTATGCTTTCAGATTTTATTGCAGATGAATACGAACAAACTTTAAAAATTTCGGCAAAACGACATGATCTTACGGGAATCAGAATCTATGACAAACGCGAAGAGGAAATTCCAAACTTAGGAATGGTGCAAATGGAAGATTCCGAAACAGGCGAAACCATGTTAGTCAATACAAGTTCAAAAACGGTACGAACCAACTATACAAAATTCTATCAAAGCAAAGTAAACTACTTTCAAGAATTATTTTCAAGAAGTGGCGCAGGCGCATTAAGTACACGAGTTGACGAAAGTTACGTGAAAAAACTATTAGGCTATTTTAAAAGAAGAGGCTAA
- a CDS encoding BTB/POZ domain-containing protein — protein sequence MNTKAQASTKNSFLRMSSFLMVCFFLVTSYSFAQKTNASVDLTKIKIGEEIKLSISVEADSTASIIFPEGNTLFSPLELLESYKVDTIKKDGKYNLIKQYGLTQFDSGVYFIPKQKILINEKPFFTDSIRIAVADVAVDTLKQKMYKIKSIVSVEKGNSNWWVYLLLVLGLLLAFGLYFYYFVFQLKAKKEKKKKAEIPAYDRALLQLNELDNSTLLLKSEYKDYYSELTNIVRQYIEEEVRIDALESTTEELIRKIEAQKKAGYLDLKEETIKSLKNVLQTADLVKFAKSKPDDSVVQADRNLVEHIVVETKEAIPEISQEELRKDEEYKLRLLEEQRKKRRFRNALIGIGAMIIVFGGLIGYATLTYVKENTYIGHSMDDLQEAEWVTSEYGASGFTIATPKVLKRISPIQMPDSIKTEFDSQMFQYNSYLAPFMINLETVTFTKKTDITADKISEKVLRQMQEAGAQDIIVKFDEYESPRGIKGLKMYGSATFNDVENPLGTSQKRAYAVYIFEEGVGIQILRFSYADKDEEAKKVLDRVMNSLAQIEEQK from the coding sequence ATGAATACAAAAGCACAAGCTAGCACAAAAAATTCATTCCTACGAATGAGCAGCTTTTTGATGGTTTGCTTTTTTCTAGTAACTAGCTATTCATTTGCGCAAAAAACCAATGCAAGTGTTGATTTAACTAAAATAAAAATTGGAGAAGAAATAAAACTTTCCATTTCAGTTGAAGCAGATTCTACGGCAAGCATTATTTTTCCTGAAGGAAACACGCTTTTTTCACCGTTGGAATTGTTGGAATCATACAAAGTTGACACGATAAAAAAAGACGGGAAGTACAATTTGATAAAGCAATATGGATTAACGCAATTTGATTCAGGCGTGTATTTCATTCCGAAGCAAAAAATACTCATTAACGAGAAACCTTTCTTTACAGATTCTATTCGGATCGCTGTGGCGGATGTTGCTGTCGATACGTTGAAGCAGAAAATGTATAAAATAAAATCAATCGTTTCTGTTGAAAAAGGGAATAGCAATTGGTGGGTTTATCTATTACTTGTTTTAGGATTATTGCTAGCATTCGGGTTGTATTTCTACTACTTTGTATTTCAGCTAAAAGCGAAAAAAGAAAAGAAGAAAAAAGCGGAAATTCCAGCATATGATAGAGCTTTATTACAATTGAATGAGCTTGACAATTCTACCTTATTACTAAAATCAGAATATAAAGATTACTATTCAGAATTGACAAATATTGTACGTCAATACATTGAAGAAGAAGTTCGGATTGATGCTTTAGAAAGTACAACGGAAGAACTCATCCGAAAAATAGAAGCACAGAAAAAAGCAGGATATTTAGACTTAAAAGAAGAAACGATAAAAAGTCTAAAAAACGTATTGCAAACTGCCGATTTGGTAAAGTTTGCAAAATCAAAACCTGATGATTCGGTGGTGCAAGCCGATCGTAATTTGGTCGAACATATTGTAGTAGAAACCAAAGAGGCGATTCCAGAAATCTCGCAAGAAGAATTACGAAAAGATGAAGAATATAAATTGCGATTGCTTGAAGAACAACGTAAAAAACGTCGTTTCAGAAATGCACTGATCGGAATTGGTGCCATGATTATTGTTTTTGGCGGACTCATCGGTTATGCAACCTTAACATACGTAAAAGAAAACACGTACATCGGTCATTCTATGGACGATTTACAGGAAGCAGAATGGGTAACAAGTGAATATGGAGCTTCTGGTTTTACCATTGCTACACCAAAAGTATTGAAACGGATTTCGCCAATACAAATGCCTGACAGTATTAAAACAGAATTCGATTCGCAAATGTTTCAGTACAACAGTTACTTAGCACCATTTATGATCAATCTGGAAACAGTAACATTTACAAAAAAAACAGACATTACAGCAGATAAAATATCTGAAAAAGTATTAAGACAAATGCAAGAAGCTGGCGCACAAGATATCATTGTAAAATTTGATGAGTACGAATCGCCACGTGGAATCAAAGGACTCAAAATGTACGGAAGTGCAACGTTTAACGATGTGGAAAATCCGTTAGGAACATCACAAAAAAGAGCGTACGCAGTTTACATATTTGAAGAAGGCGTTGGCATACAAATTCTGCGTTTTTCATATGCAGATAAAGACGAAGAAGCGAAAAAAGTATTGGATAGAGTTATGAACTCATTAGCGCAAATAGAAGAACAAAAATGA
- a CDS encoding vWA domain-containing protein, which translates to MLENYSFAHPQFFWLLVFIPLAIAWYVWKKPKQLASVKMSSLQGFKATSSILPKLKPILFVLRMLAIAAIITAIARPQIKEVSSRIKTNNGIDIVMAIDVSASMLSRDLKPNRLSALKRVAAEFIEGRPSDRIGLVVYAGESFTKTPITTDKNIIQNALKDIKYKHGELEGGTAIGMGLATAVNRLKDSKAKSKVIILLTDGVNNTGFIEPQTASELAVEYGIKTYTIGIGTNGMASTPVALNPDGTILFRNMQVTIDEELLKNIATTTGGKYFRATNSEKLAEIYEEINKLEKTEIEEFRYTNYEEKFRLFVLFAGILLLIEILLRKTLFRSFI; encoded by the coding sequence ATGTTAGAAAATTATAGTTTTGCCCATCCACAATTTTTCTGGTTGCTAGTGTTCATTCCATTAGCAATTGCTTGGTATGTTTGGAAAAAACCGAAACAATTGGCGTCTGTAAAAATGTCAAGCTTGCAAGGTTTTAAAGCAACATCAAGTATTTTACCAAAATTAAAGCCAATATTATTTGTGTTGCGAATGTTGGCAATTGCGGCGATCATTACAGCAATTGCGCGTCCGCAAATCAAAGAAGTTTCTTCGCGAATCAAAACCAACAACGGAATTGATATCGTAATGGCAATAGATGTTTCGGCAAGTATGTTATCGAGAGATTTAAAACCAAACCGATTGAGCGCGCTGAAAAGAGTCGCTGCCGAATTTATAGAAGGAAGACCAAGTGACCGAATAGGATTGGTAGTGTATGCAGGAGAAAGTTTTACCAAAACACCAATTACAACGGATAAAAATATCATTCAAAATGCATTAAAAGACATCAAATATAAGCATGGCGAATTGGAAGGCGGAACCGCAATCGGAATGGGATTAGCAACAGCCGTAAATCGTTTAAAAGATAGCAAAGCCAAAAGTAAAGTCATTATATTATTGACGGATGGAGTGAACAATACAGGATTCATTGAGCCGCAAACTGCTTCGGAATTGGCTGTAGAATATGGTATCAAAACGTACACAATTGGTATTGGAACCAACGGAATGGCTTCTACACCTGTGGCGTTAAATCCGGATGGAACCATTTTGTTTAGAAACATGCAAGTCACGATTGATGAAGAATTACTAAAGAATATTGCAACCACAACAGGCGGAAAATACTTTAGAGCGACCAACAGCGAAAAGCTGGCGGAAATCTATGAAGAAATCAACAAATTAGAAAAGACAGAAATAGAAGAATTTCGGTATACAAACTATGAAGAGAAATTCAGATTATTTGTATTATTTGCTGGAATTTTATTATTGATAGAAATACTATTGCGTAAAACACTATTTAGAAGTTTCATCTAA
- a CDS encoding VWA domain-containing protein: MLEEKKYFYLLIIIPIVVLVFVLLQLWKRSAQRKFADKKLLERLSPEKSIFKPILKLTIWCLAIASLVVALVNPKIGTKLETVKREGVDIVFAVDVSKSMLAEDISPSRLDKAKRIVSEIINNLGSDRIGIIAYAGRAVPQLPITTDFSAAKMFLANLNTDMLSSQGTAIDDAIRLAKTYYDDVEQTNRVLVIISDGEDHTGGAGKLAEEATKEGIKTYTIGVGTAKGGPIPIKRRGITESFKRDLQGEVVITKLNEKTLKDIASEGNGEYVDGTVTEEAVEFIKNRLGTMNKTEFEAKQFSEYQDQFQWFLGLGIFLLLLDVFLLERKTAWLQKLNLFNEKES, encoded by the coding sequence ATGTTAGAAGAAAAAAAATATTTTTACTTACTAATTATCATCCCAATTGTGGTGTTGGTATTTGTATTATTGCAACTTTGGAAACGAAGCGCGCAACGCAAATTTGCCGACAAAAAATTGCTAGAACGGTTAAGTCCAGAAAAATCAATTTTCAAGCCAATTTTGAAGTTGACTATTTGGTGTTTGGCAATTGCTTCCTTAGTTGTTGCATTGGTAAATCCGAAAATTGGAACAAAACTTGAAACGGTAAAACGTGAAGGCGTTGACATTGTTTTTGCAGTAGATGTATCTAAAAGTATGTTGGCAGAAGACATTTCGCCAAGCCGATTGGACAAAGCAAAACGGATTGTTTCTGAAATTATCAATAATTTGGGAAGTGACCGAATCGGAATCATCGCGTATGCGGGAAGAGCTGTGCCACAATTGCCAATTACCACCGATTTTTCAGCGGCAAAAATGTTTTTAGCAAACCTAAATACAGATATGTTGTCTTCGCAAGGAACAGCGATTGATGATGCAATTCGTTTGGCAAAAACCTATTATGACGATGTAGAACAAACCAATAGAGTTTTGGTCATTATTTCTGATGGAGAAGATCATACAGGCGGCGCAGGAAAACTAGCGGAAGAAGCAACGAAAGAAGGCATAAAAACCTATACAATTGGCGTTGGAACGGCAAAAGGTGGACCAATTCCAATCAAAAGAAGAGGAATTACAGAATCGTTCAAACGAGATTTACAAGGCGAAGTTGTCATTACAAAATTGAACGAAAAAACGTTGAAAGACATTGCTTCGGAAGGAAATGGCGAATATGTTGACGGAACTGTAACGGAAGAAGCAGTAGAATTCATCAAAAACCGATTGGGAACGATGAACAAAACAGAATTTGAAGCAAAACAATTCTCGGAATATCAAGATCAATTTCAATGGTTTCTTGGTTTGGGAATCTTCTTATTACTGTTAGATGTTTTCTTGTTAGAACGAAAAACTGCTTGGTTGCAAAAGTTGAACTTATTTAATGAAAAAGAATCATGA
- a CDS encoding tetratricopeptide repeat protein yields the protein MKHLQNILILLCTISIAQAQNKEAEQIKQESNNYTYKANEALKENSFADAEAEYRKAISKDGENATAKYNLGNAYYENESYQAAFDRYKQASEVALTKPEKHSAYHNMGNIFMKKQEYAKAVEAYKMALRNNPTDDETRYNLALAKDMLEKNPPKEDDKDKKDKDKKEEDKEQDKKDQDDKDKKDKNEDKGDKEKDEGGKDDKNKDGEGDKEKEKNKQDDKKDQNKSDQKDDQDKQQQQPKPNQLSPEQVKSLLQAMNNAEKKTQDKLNEKKGKAIKIKAEKDW from the coding sequence ATGAAGCACTTACAAAACATATTGATTTTACTGTGTACAATTTCTATCGCGCAAGCGCAAAATAAAGAAGCGGAACAAATCAAACAAGAATCAAATAATTACACATACAAAGCAAATGAAGCTTTGAAAGAAAATAGTTTTGCTGATGCAGAAGCTGAATACCGAAAAGCAATTTCCAAAGATGGAGAAAACGCAACGGCAAAGTATAACTTAGGAAACGCGTATTACGAAAATGAAAGTTACCAAGCTGCATTTGACCGATACAAACAAGCTTCAGAAGTTGCACTCACAAAACCAGAAAAACACAGCGCATATCATAACATGGGAAATATTTTCATGAAAAAACAAGAATATGCAAAAGCTGTAGAAGCTTATAAAATGGCACTTCGCAACAATCCAACAGACGATGAAACTCGCTACAATCTGGCATTAGCCAAAGACATGTTGGAGAAAAATCCTCCGAAAGAGGACGACAAAGACAAAAAAGACAAGGACAAAAAGGAAGAAGATAAAGAGCAGGATAAAAAAGATCAAGACGACAAAGACAAGAAAGATAAAAACGAAGATAAAGGCGATAAGGAGAAAGACGAAGGCGGAAAGGACGACAAAAATAAAGACGGAGAAGGCGATAAAGAGAAAGAAAAGAATAAGCAAGACGATAAAAAAGATCAAAACAAATCGGATCAAAAAGACGATCAAGATAAGCAACAACAACAGCCAAAACCAAATCAGTTGTCGCCTGAACAAGTGAAAAGTTTGTTACAAGCAATGAACAATGCGGAAAAGAAAACCCAAGACAAACTGAATGAGAAAAAAGGAAAAGCCATCAAAATAAAAGCTGAAAAAGACTGGTAA